One window from the genome of Phycisphaerales bacterium encodes:
- the ggt gene encoding gamma-glutamyltransferase produces the protein MMRMMKLLGAACAFLAITPALAALQDAPAPQRTGGMVAADHPLAAQAGATMLARGGNAVDAAVATSFALSVVRSDACGIGGGGFMLIHLVDDPRHGDVTIAINYRETCPAGVGPDTYAGLDDPLASQRGGMAVGVPGTVAGLLHALENYGTLPRDVVLAPAIELAEGGFEADPHHVRTVRSLVDRFEADESWRRRFPLVWERLADEGRLEVGDRIRLPEQAAALVLIARDGADAFYRGAIAEAIVESVRADGGVLTMEDLAGYQLRQVEPVRATIGGRTVLSMPPPSSGGVAIAQVLALAERLDLAMPATGWPAPAEAHALAESMKHAFADRSRHMADPAFVDVPVAAMLSQDALDRMAAAIDPRGVLEPEAYGTASLVPVALPEDGGTSHISVIDANGGAVACTETINLAFGSMVGARGFGFCLNDQMDDFTTKRGEANAFGLVQSDDNLPEPGKRPLSSMSPTIVLDADGEVTAVAGASGGPRIITSTAQVLLRMLRGGATAKQAVDAPRLHHQWLPDRLYVEVRDGAEPAAGWSRALEQLGHDVFSRDDIGAVQAIRRDPTTGELDGAADPRKGGAAVRP, from the coding sequence ATGATGCGCATGATGAAATTACTGGGTGCCGCGTGTGCTTTCCTCGCCATCACTCCCGCGTTGGCAGCATTGCAGGACGCGCCCGCGCCGCAGCGCACGGGCGGCATGGTCGCCGCCGACCATCCGCTCGCTGCGCAGGCCGGCGCAACCATGCTGGCCCGGGGCGGCAACGCGGTCGACGCCGCCGTCGCCACCAGCTTTGCCCTGTCGGTCGTGCGCAGCGACGCCTGCGGCATCGGCGGCGGGGGCTTCATGCTCATCCACCTCGTCGACGATCCGCGGCACGGCGACGTCACGATCGCGATCAACTACCGCGAGACGTGCCCGGCCGGGGTCGGCCCCGATACCTACGCCGGGCTCGACGATCCCCTCGCGTCGCAACGCGGCGGCATGGCGGTGGGGGTGCCGGGCACGGTGGCGGGCTTGCTGCACGCGCTGGAGAACTACGGCACGCTGCCGCGCGACGTCGTGCTGGCCCCGGCGATCGAACTCGCCGAGGGGGGCTTCGAAGCCGATCCGCACCACGTGCGCACCGTGCGGTCGCTGGTTGATCGCTTCGAGGCCGACGAGTCGTGGCGTCGCCGCTTCCCGCTCGTGTGGGAGCGCCTGGCGGACGAGGGGCGCCTCGAGGTCGGCGACCGCATCCGGTTGCCCGAGCAGGCGGCGGCGCTCGTGTTGATCGCGCGCGACGGGGCCGATGCGTTCTACCGCGGGGCCATCGCCGAGGCCATCGTCGAGTCGGTGCGGGCCGACGGCGGCGTGCTGACCATGGAGGACCTCGCGGGCTACCAGCTGCGACAGGTCGAGCCGGTGCGCGCGACCATCGGCGGGAGGACGGTGTTGTCGATGCCGCCGCCCTCGAGCGGCGGCGTGGCGATCGCGCAGGTCCTCGCGCTGGCCGAGCGGCTCGACCTCGCCATGCCCGCGACGGGCTGGCCCGCGCCCGCCGAGGCGCACGCGCTGGCCGAGAGCATGAAGCACGCCTTCGCCGACCGGTCACGGCACATGGCCGACCCGGCGTTCGTCGACGTGCCGGTGGCGGCCATGCTCTCGCAAGACGCGCTCGACCGCATGGCCGCGGCGATCGACCCGCGGGGCGTGCTCGAGCCCGAGGCGTACGGCACGGCATCGCTCGTTCCGGTCGCCCTTCCCGAGGATGGTGGCACGAGCCACATCTCGGTGATCGACGCCAACGGCGGTGCGGTCGCGTGCACCGAGACGATCAACCTGGCCTTCGGCTCCATGGTCGGCGCCCGGGGCTTCGGTTTCTGCCTGAACGACCAGATGGACGACTTCACGACCAAGCGGGGCGAGGCGAACGCGTTCGGGCTCGTGCAGTCCGACGACAACCTGCCCGAGCCCGGCAAGCGGCCGCTCTCGAGCATGTCGCCGACGATCGTGCTCGATGCGGATGGAGAGGTCACGGCGGTCGCGGGCGCCTCGGGCGGGCCACGGATCATCACGTCGACGGCCCAGGTCCTGCTGCGGATGCTCCGCGGCGGCGCGACCGCCAAGCAAGCCGTCGACGCCCCGCGGCTGCACCACCAGTGGCTGCCCGACCGGCTCTACGTCGAGGTGCGCGACGGCGCCGAGCCCGCGGCGGGCTGGAGCCGGGCGCTCGAGCAACTCGGCCACGACGTGTTCTCGCGCGACGACATCGGCGCGGTGCAGGCCATCCGGCGCGATCCCACGACGGGCGAGCTCGATGGCGCGGCCGACCCGCGCAAGGGCGGGGCGGCCGTTCGTCCGTGA
- a CDS encoding HEPN/Toprim-associated domain-containing protein has protein sequence MITLALGKLEVDWGKNRFFSDHGSLFQTSDLKPVPSYYASEDWPDGDPVVEMNEGFGKPLGEVVDRLELLGVTMAAVEHQYAELHQFHDLPEQPIPFRELCDALVTIDVSMISGDYSGDYDPGEFVWKEILDRLRLSPEGQRSDLRDASLLLEGFSANATLRLLARNPKNLDLDVSWDFGPLVREGWATRQEFQAGASRGQRFLVVAEGSSDAKIIQQALRLYRPHIADFFQFIDMEEGYPFAGTGNLHRFTQGLVSIGIQNNTIILYDNDAAGVAQYNKTKSLSLPANLKVLHLPDLPELSNIATMGPEGVSSADVNGRAASIECYLDLNRSDMPEPQVRWTMYDQDTDRYHGVLEHKTKYMKDFLNLRIANTNYDSTKIEAVLDAIVAQCVSIAEAKLIGNAFPR, from the coding sequence ATGATCACCCTAGCCCTGGGCAAGCTCGAAGTTGATTGGGGCAAGAACCGCTTCTTCTCCGATCACGGCTCCCTGTTCCAAACGTCAGATCTCAAACCCGTGCCGTCTTATTACGCGAGCGAAGACTGGCCAGACGGCGATCCTGTCGTGGAAATGAATGAAGGTTTCGGCAAGCCGCTCGGTGAGGTAGTGGACCGGCTTGAGCTACTTGGTGTGACCATGGCTGCGGTAGAGCACCAGTACGCAGAGCTCCACCAGTTCCATGACCTCCCAGAACAACCAATTCCTTTTCGCGAACTCTGTGATGCCCTCGTGACTATCGACGTCAGCATGATTAGCGGAGACTACAGTGGCGACTACGATCCGGGCGAGTTTGTGTGGAAGGAGATTCTTGATCGCCTTCGACTAAGCCCTGAGGGGCAACGATCCGACCTCCGGGATGCGAGCCTGCTCCTCGAAGGCTTCAGCGCAAACGCAACGCTTCGACTGCTTGCCCGGAACCCCAAGAACCTCGACCTCGATGTGAGTTGGGACTTCGGACCTCTTGTACGAGAAGGTTGGGCTACCCGCCAGGAGTTTCAAGCCGGCGCCTCGCGCGGACAGCGGTTTCTCGTGGTCGCTGAGGGCAGTTCCGATGCCAAGATCATCCAGCAAGCGCTGCGATTGTACCGTCCGCACATTGCCGACTTCTTCCAATTCATTGATATGGAAGAAGGCTATCCATTCGCAGGAACTGGGAATCTCCACCGCTTCACACAGGGGCTGGTCAGCATCGGGATTCAGAACAACACTATCATTCTCTATGACAACGACGCAGCAGGTGTGGCTCAGTACAATAAAACAAAGAGCCTCTCGCTTCCGGCAAACCTCAAAGTTCTCCATTTGCCAGACCTGCCAGAACTATCAAATATTGCGACGATGGGTCCCGAAGGAGTTTCTTCTGCCGACGTCAACGGCAGGGCCGCTTCAATTGAGTGCTATCTAGATCTGAATCGATCCGACATGCCGGAGCCACAGGTTCGATGGACGATGTATGACCAGGATACGGACCGATACCACGGCGTATTGGAACACAAGACCAAGTACATGAAGGACTTTCTAAATCTTCGGATTGCCAACACCAACTATGACTCGACCAAGATCGAAGCTGTCCTCGATGCAATTGTTGCTCAATGTGTTTCAATCGCTGAAGCAAAGCTCATCGGCAACGCCTTCCCTCGCTGA
- a CDS encoding AbiV family abortive infection protein — protein sequence MDAASKVRDNAEQLYSEARILRAAGALARSLFLHQISLEECAKVDMLGAWAVSQQLTGETTDSKKFWKALASHKAKNSTNAYLMPATEAERRAREAGDWSAAIQFFLDDKTQFHNDSNTAKNAALYVDVREGFCSTPVEQISESMVKEIVARNERFLTHANTHVRVLARWVESPAEFVEINRWFVERAKELQDLDATDPEQIVSTLLEDGHQKHLELLLKRTKQGEPTTTSDATGKA from the coding sequence TTGGACGCAGCAAGCAAGGTGCGCGATAACGCGGAACAGCTTTACTCTGAGGCCAGGATCCTGCGGGCTGCTGGCGCCCTAGCCAGGTCGCTGTTTCTGCATCAGATCTCACTGGAGGAATGTGCAAAAGTCGACATGCTCGGAGCCTGGGCAGTATCACAGCAATTGACAGGCGAGACTACTGACAGCAAGAAGTTTTGGAAAGCACTCGCGAGCCACAAGGCGAAGAACTCCACTAATGCCTACTTAATGCCAGCAACTGAAGCCGAAAGACGAGCGAGGGAGGCTGGTGACTGGAGTGCGGCGATCCAGTTTTTCCTAGATGACAAGACACAGTTCCATAATGATTCAAATACAGCGAAGAACGCCGCGCTCTATGTTGATGTTCGAGAGGGCTTTTGCTCCACCCCTGTCGAGCAGATCTCTGAATCGATGGTAAAAGAGATCGTAGCTCGAAACGAGCGCTTTCTTACTCATGCGAACACTCACGTCAGGGTGCTAGCGCGCTGGGTGGAGAGCCCAGCTGAGTTTGTTGAGATAAACCGCTGGTTTGTTGAACGGGCTAAGGAACTGCAAGACCTCGATGCGACGGATCCGGAGCAGATAGTGAGCACCTTGCTTGAAGACGGGCATCAAAAGCATCTTGAGCTACTCTTAAAAAGGACGAAGCAGGGAGAGCCAACTACGACATCGGACGCAACGGGAAAGGCCTAG
- a CDS encoding N(4)-(beta-N-acetylglucosaminyl)-L-asparaginase: MTISRRDVLSGGVIGAASIAGASIGLGLPRRALAGAPKPRQDGGGGGGDGKPAGPVVVASANGLGAVERAYGLMAKAESPADPADAIVAGVSLVEDDPNDLTVGLGGLPNEEGVIQLDASVMHGPTHKSGAVACIEGIKNPAAVALLVLKRTDHCLIVGEGARRFALAHGFESEDLMTDRTRALWMRWKANLNDRDDWLDDDQLDWDPQDPMNRGRGPIGRNEIGQELERLAADHDVRWRRGVPYTTGTINCCAVDANGDVASCTTTSGLSWKIPGRVGDSPITGAGMYCDNEVGAAGATGRGEAVILNCGGFSIVRAMERGLAPSEACLEVAGDIVRRTKEKRLRSDDGRVNFDVKLYAVRKDGAFGSASIMPGGRFAVCDAQGPRIERCASVYE; encoded by the coding sequence ATGACCATCTCACGGCGTGACGTGCTCTCGGGCGGGGTGATCGGGGCGGCCAGCATCGCCGGGGCGTCCATCGGCCTCGGGCTGCCCAGGCGGGCGTTGGCGGGGGCGCCGAAGCCGCGGCAGGATGGTGGGGGTGGTGGGGGTGATGGGAAGCCGGCCGGCCCCGTGGTCGTCGCCAGCGCGAACGGGCTGGGGGCGGTGGAGCGGGCGTACGGGCTCATGGCCAAAGCAGAGAGCCCGGCCGATCCGGCCGACGCCATCGTCGCCGGCGTGTCGCTCGTCGAGGATGATCCGAACGACCTGACCGTCGGCCTGGGCGGCCTGCCCAACGAGGAGGGCGTCATCCAGCTCGACGCGTCGGTCATGCACGGGCCGACGCACAAGAGCGGCGCGGTCGCGTGCATCGAGGGCATCAAGAACCCCGCCGCCGTCGCGCTGCTCGTGCTCAAGCGCACCGACCACTGCCTGATTGTCGGCGAGGGCGCGCGGCGCTTCGCGCTCGCGCACGGGTTCGAGAGCGAAGACCTCATGACCGACCGCACCCGCGCCCTGTGGATGCGCTGGAAGGCCAACCTCAACGACCGCGACGACTGGCTCGACGACGACCAGCTCGACTGGGACCCGCAGGACCCCATGAACCGTGGGCGTGGGCCGATCGGGAGGAACGAGATCGGGCAGGAACTCGAGCGCCTCGCCGCCGACCACGACGTGCGCTGGCGGCGCGGCGTGCCGTACACGACCGGCACCATCAACTGCTGCGCCGTCGACGCCAACGGCGACGTGGCGAGTTGCACCACCACCAGCGGACTCTCGTGGAAGATTCCCGGCCGCGTGGGCGACTCGCCGATCACCGGGGCGGGCATGTACTGCGACAATGAAGTTGGCGCCGCGGGCGCGACGGGCCGGGGCGAGGCCGTGATCCTGAACTGCGGCGGCTTCAGCATCGTCCGCGCGATGGAACGCGGGCTGGCACCGAGCGAGGCGTGCCTGGAAGTCGCCGGCGACATCGTCCGCCGCACGAAGGAGAAGCGCCTCCGCAGTGACGACGGCCGCGTCAACTTCGACGTCAAGCTCTACGCCGTCCGCAAGGACGGCGCCTTCGGCTCGGCGTCGATCATGCCCGGCGGCCGCTTCGCGGTGTGCGATGCGCAGGGGCCGCGGATCGAGCGGTGCGCGTCGGTGTACGAGTAG
- the hrpA gene encoding ATP-dependent RNA helicase HrpA produces MSHSQPDILRSVRGLLRRLDDAMVADRRRLRRQLRTLRDEISRGQGTSDASEALLRAQNALEASIDRRAERVKAIPKPDFDLDLPVLAARTEIEEAIREHQVVVVCGETGSGKTTQLPKICLGLGRGAGGLIGHTQPRRIAARSVSARIAEELGVDLGGLVGYQVRFDERHGEDTAVKVMTDGVLLAETQRDRWLEKYDTIIVDEAHERSLNIDFLLGYLKRLMPRRPDLRIIVTSATIDPERFSEHFDGAPILEVSGRTYPVELRYEPPGVDLTDTRELVKATVDAVNNVCHEGQGDVLVFLPGEREIREVAKSLEKGKEVGRSVLPLYSRLSAEEQNRVFRPGGGRRIVLATNVAETSITVPGIRYVVDPGLARLNRYSPRTRVQRLPIENISRASADQRAGRCGRVGPGICVRLHDENSYESRPRFTDPEIVRTNLAGVILQMKALKLGDIEDFPLLERPDRRAVQDGLQTLRELSAIDEEQRLTKIGRELARLPIDPRIGRILIAAAREDCLNEILVIASALSVQDPRERPFDKRDQADELHAEYDHPESDFLAYWNLWEIAHGGRRNITTGRLGNLCRSRMLSFTRMREWIDTQKQLRGLMAELGYHINSKPATYSEIHKAILAGFLGGIGKRGDKKEFQGVGQNFVIHPSSAILEGAKRKDAPTLDWIVSAELVRTTKLFARTCARVRPSWIEQVAGDLCKRTYENPHFRAGSGKVYAFERVSLFGLEIIAKRRVDYGRVNPAEARELFIHHGLVDGQLKTDAKALEANKQLQDELRTLEDKARRRDLVADVQRRFAFYEKRLPDNVWTAERFETWRRQAEKEEPGRLEMTTGDLLLNDASAITPERYPDKADVSGTRLPLTYRFEPGEADDGVTVNVPIEALGRLRTSDLDWMVPGLLAERAQAMLRALPKAVRRNIDAKAVAQAFAEANAQTKDQPKDQADAPTLAEALATHVAKLAGVDVDANDLASAPVPEHTRPNIRVIDGKGHELAQSRDLMGLKARLSNRLRDALLKADRRWPDRREITSWDFGRLPEQLEIRRPGVHVVAYPAVVDMGDSVRTAMLERPEAAEAVNRRGVRRLMMLAARRALKQHVEKLPAMDGLLATYSVLGAADQLRGDLLALVAEVAFMEGKPLPRTKDEMDAAIEDGLDDLGRAADTAVTLADEVLARAVRLRARTEADIPPPQRPAAADVAEHVRALTPGGFLSRTPPVWLARLPRYLDADRLRLDKLRGTAIDRDHRAMQQIAHHEARRRRVLALGPDAAQEAMDRCPALAEYRWMCEELRVATYAQELGVAVPVSDAKLESLWRRVLEDAAGVAPELATVA; encoded by the coding sequence ATGAGTCACAGCCAGCCAGATATTCTCAGGAGCGTCCGTGGCCTGCTCCGTCGCCTGGACGACGCGATGGTCGCCGACCGTCGCCGCTTGCGTCGCCAGCTGCGCACCCTGCGGGATGAGATCTCGCGTGGCCAAGGCACCTCGGACGCATCCGAGGCCCTCCTGAGGGCCCAGAACGCCCTCGAGGCCTCCATTGATCGCCGTGCAGAGCGCGTCAAGGCCATCCCGAAGCCCGACTTCGATCTCGACCTACCGGTGCTCGCGGCCCGCACCGAGATCGAGGAGGCGATCCGCGAGCACCAGGTCGTCGTCGTGTGCGGCGAGACCGGCTCGGGCAAGACCACCCAGCTACCCAAGATCTGCCTTGGTTTGGGTAGGGGCGCGGGCGGGCTTATCGGGCACACCCAGCCACGCCGCATCGCCGCGCGCAGCGTGTCGGCCCGCATCGCGGAAGAGCTGGGCGTCGACCTTGGCGGGCTCGTCGGCTATCAGGTTCGTTTCGACGAGCGGCACGGCGAGGACACGGCCGTCAAGGTGATGACCGATGGCGTGCTGCTTGCCGAGACCCAGCGCGACCGCTGGCTTGAGAAGTACGACACGATCATCGTCGACGAGGCGCACGAGCGCAGCCTGAACATCGACTTCCTGCTGGGCTACCTCAAGCGCCTCATGCCCCGGCGCCCGGACCTGCGGATCATCGTCACCAGCGCCACGATCGATCCCGAGCGATTCAGCGAGCACTTCGATGGTGCACCGATCCTGGAAGTCTCGGGCCGCACGTATCCGGTCGAGCTGCGATACGAGCCGCCGGGCGTCGACCTGACCGACACGCGGGAGCTGGTCAAGGCCACGGTCGACGCGGTGAACAACGTCTGCCATGAAGGTCAGGGCGACGTACTCGTCTTCCTGCCCGGCGAGCGCGAGATCCGCGAGGTCGCCAAGAGCCTGGAGAAGGGCAAGGAGGTTGGCCGCTCGGTGCTACCGCTCTACTCGCGACTGTCGGCCGAAGAACAGAACCGCGTCTTCAGGCCCGGCGGCGGGCGACGCATCGTGCTGGCGACCAACGTCGCCGAGACGTCGATCACCGTGCCTGGCATCCGCTACGTCGTCGACCCGGGCCTTGCGCGGCTCAACCGCTACAGCCCGCGCACGCGTGTGCAGCGCCTGCCCATCGAGAACATCAGCCGGGCCTCGGCCGACCAGCGGGCCGGCCGCTGCGGCCGCGTGGGCCCGGGCATCTGCGTGCGCCTGCACGACGAGAACAGCTACGAGAGCCGGCCGCGGTTTACCGATCCCGAGATCGTCCGCACGAACCTCGCCGGCGTGATCCTGCAGATGAAGGCCCTCAAGCTGGGCGACATCGAGGACTTTCCGCTGCTCGAGCGTCCGGATCGACGGGCCGTGCAGGACGGCCTGCAGACGCTCCGCGAGCTCAGCGCGATCGACGAAGAGCAGCGGCTGACGAAGATCGGCCGCGAGCTGGCGCGCCTGCCGATCGACCCGCGCATCGGCCGCATCCTCATCGCCGCGGCCCGGGAAGATTGCCTCAACGAGATCCTGGTGATCGCCAGCGCGCTCAGCGTGCAGGACCCGCGCGAACGCCCGTTCGACAAGCGCGACCAGGCCGACGAGCTGCACGCCGAGTACGACCACCCCGAGAGCGACTTCCTGGCGTACTGGAACCTCTGGGAGATCGCCCACGGCGGGCGGCGCAACATCACCACCGGCCGACTGGGCAACCTCTGCCGCAGCCGGATGCTCAGCTTCACGCGGATGCGCGAGTGGATCGACACGCAGAAGCAGCTCCGCGGGCTGATGGCCGAGCTGGGCTACCACATCAACAGCAAGCCGGCGACCTACAGCGAGATCCACAAGGCCATCCTGGCGGGGTTCCTCGGCGGCATCGGCAAACGGGGCGACAAGAAGGAGTTCCAGGGTGTCGGCCAGAACTTCGTGATCCACCCGAGCAGCGCGATCCTCGAGGGAGCCAAGCGAAAGGACGCGCCGACGCTCGACTGGATCGTGTCGGCCGAGCTCGTGCGCACGACCAAGCTGTTCGCGCGCACGTGCGCCCGCGTGCGGCCGTCGTGGATCGAGCAGGTCGCCGGCGACCTCTGCAAGCGGACGTACGAAAACCCCCACTTCCGCGCCGGCAGCGGCAAGGTCTACGCCTTCGAGCGCGTCTCGCTCTTCGGGCTCGAGATCATCGCCAAGCGCCGCGTCGACTACGGGCGCGTCAACCCCGCCGAGGCGCGCGAGCTGTTCATTCACCACGGGCTCGTCGACGGCCAGCTCAAGACCGACGCCAAGGCCCTCGAAGCCAACAAGCAGCTCCAGGACGAGCTCCGCACGCTGGAGGACAAGGCCCGACGGCGAGACCTCGTCGCCGACGTCCAGCGGCGATTCGCCTTCTACGAGAAGCGATTGCCCGACAACGTGTGGACGGCCGAGCGCTTCGAGACCTGGCGCCGCCAGGCCGAGAAGGAAGAACCAGGCCGCCTCGAGATGACGACCGGCGACCTGCTCCTGAACGACGCGTCGGCCATTACGCCCGAGCGCTACCCCGACAAGGCCGACGTCAGCGGCACGCGGCTTCCGCTGACCTATCGCTTCGAGCCGGGCGAGGCCGACGACGGCGTGACGGTCAACGTACCCATCGAGGCCCTCGGTCGGCTGCGCACGAGCGACCTCGACTGGATGGTGCCGGGACTGCTCGCCGAGCGCGCCCAGGCAATGCTCCGCGCGCTGCCCAAGGCCGTCCGGCGGAACATCGACGCCAAAGCCGTCGCCCAGGCGTTCGCCGAGGCCAACGCCCAGACCAAGGACCAGCCCAAGGACCAGGCGGATGCGCCCACGCTGGCCGAGGCGCTCGCGACGCACGTGGCGAAGCTCGCCGGCGTCGACGTCGACGCGAACGATCTCGCATCGGCCCCCGTGCCCGAGCACACGCGGCCGAACATCCGCGTGATCGACGGCAAGGGCCACGAGCTCGCGCAGAGCCGCGACCTGATGGGCCTCAAGGCCCGCCTTTCCAACCGCCTGCGCGATGCGCTGCTCAAGGCCGACCGGCGCTGGCCCGACCGCCGCGAGATCACGTCGTGGGACTTCGGCCGCCTGCCCGAGCAGCTCGAGATCCGAAGGCCGGGCGTGCACGTGGTTGCCTACCCGGCCGTCGTCGACATGGGCGACTCGGTGCGCACCGCCATGCTCGAGCGACCCGAGGCGGCCGAGGCCGTCAACCGCCGCGGGGTGCGCCGGCTGATGATGCTCGCCGCCCGCCGCGCGCTGAAGCAGCACGTCGAGAAGCTTCCGGCGATGGACGGGCTGCTGGCGACCTACTCCGTCCTGGGCGCGGCCGACCAGCTCCGCGGCGACCTGCTCGCGCTCGTGGCCGAGGTGGCGTTCATGGAGGGCAAGCCCCTGCCACGCACGAAGGACGAGATGGACGCGGCCATCGAGGACGGGCTGGACGACCTCGGCCGCGCCGCCGACACGGCCGTCACGCTCGCCGACGAGGTGCTGGCGAGGGCCGTTCGGCTGCGGGCGCGCACCGAAGCCGACATCCCCCCGCCGCAGCGGCCGGCCGCCGCCGACGTCGCCGAGCACGTGCGCGCCCTGACGCCGGGCGGCTTCCTGTCGCGCACGCCGCCGGTCTGGCTCGCGCGGCTCCCGAGGTACCTCGACGCCGACCGCCTGCGGCTGGACAAGCTCCGCGGCACGGCGATCGACCGCGACCACCGCGCGATGCAGCAGATCGCCCACCACGAGGCCCGCCGCCGGCGCGTGCTGGCGCTCGGGCCCGATGCGGCGCAGGAGGCCATGGACCGCTGCCCGGCGCTCGCCGAGTATCGCTGGATGTGCGAGGAGCTGCGCGTGGCAACCTATGCGCAGGAGCTGGGCGTCGCGGTGCCAGTGAGCGACGCGAAGCTCGAGTCGCTGTGGCGCCGCGTGCTCGAGGACGCCGCGGGCGTGGCGCCCGAGCTGGCGACCGTCGCGTAG
- a CDS encoding GC-type dockerin domain-anchored protein, which yields MVWKYGPCVCVAGLVVCQFAAAQQPINPVDRSASASAFADGEQRVRFEQLYRTFDVEFSVGEAPASVASIDLDAGPTGDLSFVVDAVLDVDATTEGVPDGRATSFATENLLFDVDIATPFTLAAIYGRSEAVGAAANSGTIRLIVEGEGVIVLDSGQRVSEVVLRTSDSATGETAAGDLEPGQYRLRVDFSSNAAAIGGDASAHFEARAFFATTCRADVTADGTLDLFDFLDYQILFTNRNPRADFTGDGVFDIFDFLRFISAFQDGC from the coding sequence ATGGTGTGGAAGTACGGGCCCTGCGTGTGCGTGGCAGGACTGGTCGTGTGCCAGTTCGCGGCGGCGCAGCAGCCGATCAACCCGGTCGATCGATCAGCCTCGGCCTCGGCGTTTGCCGACGGCGAGCAGCGCGTTCGCTTCGAGCAGCTCTACCGGACGTTCGATGTTGAGTTTTCCGTGGGCGAGGCTCCGGCCAGCGTCGCCTCGATCGACCTTGATGCCGGGCCGACGGGTGACCTGAGCTTCGTCGTCGATGCCGTTCTGGACGTGGACGCGACGACCGAGGGCGTGCCAGACGGTCGCGCCACGTCGTTTGCCACCGAAAACCTGTTGTTCGACGTCGACATCGCCACGCCTTTCACGCTCGCTGCCATCTACGGCCGGTCCGAAGCGGTCGGAGCTGCGGCCAATAGCGGCACCATCCGTCTGATCGTCGAAGGCGAGGGCGTCATCGTCCTCGACTCGGGCCAGCGCGTGTCCGAGGTCGTGCTTCGGACCAGCGACAGCGCAACCGGAGAGACGGCGGCCGGCGACCTCGAGCCCGGGCAGTATCGGCTTCGGGTTGACTTCTCGAGCAACGCGGCGGCGATCGGCGGCGACGCCTCGGCTCACTTCGAGGCGCGGGCGTTCTTCGCGACGACGTGCCGTGCGGACGTAACGGCGGATGGCACGCTCGACCTGTTCGATTTCCTGGATTACCAGATCCTGTTTACGAACCGCAACCCGCGCGCCGATTTTACGGGCGACGGCGTATTCGACATCTTCGACTTCCTCAGGTTCATCTCCGCCTTCCAGGACGGGTGCTGA